Proteins co-encoded in one Xiphophorus couchianus chromosome 16, X_couchianus-1.0, whole genome shotgun sequence genomic window:
- the cenpx gene encoding centromere protein X, protein MAEKEEEVCFKKETVSKLLCSFFKEDNTRLGSDATLLMREMLKVFVQEAALRSLKQAEAEDCNQVEIEHFEKILPQLLLDF, encoded by the exons ATGGcggagaaagaggaagaagtcTGCTTCAAAAAG GAAACTGTGAGCAAACTCCTGTGCAGTTTCTTTAAAGAGGACAATACCAGAT TAGGCAGTGATGCTACGCTACTCATGAGAGAAATGCTGAAGGTGTTTGTGCAAG AGGCTGCTTTGAGATCGCTGAAACAAGCTGAAGCTGAGGACTGCAACCAAGTTGAGATTGAGCATTTTGAAAAGATCCTGCCTCAGCTG CTTCTGGATTTCTAG